From Numida meleagris isolate 19003 breed g44 Domestic line chromosome 4, NumMel1.0, whole genome shotgun sequence, the proteins below share one genomic window:
- the SERP1 gene encoding stress-associated endoplasmic reticulum protein 1, whose translation MVAKQRIRMANEKHSKNITQRGNVAKTSRTAPEEKASVGPWLLALFIFVVCGSAIFQIIQSIRMGM comes from the exons ATGGTGGCCAAGCAGCGCATCCGCATGGCCAACGAGAAGCACAGCAAGAACATCACGCAGCGCGGGAACGTCGCCAAGACCTCG AGGACGGCCCCGGAGGAGAAGGCGTCGGTCGGGCCCTGGCTGCTGGCGCTGTTCATTTTCGTGGTCTGCGGATCAG CCATCTTCCAGATCATCCAGAGCATCCGCATGGGCATGTga